The Onthophagus taurus isolate NC chromosome 2, IU_Otau_3.0, whole genome shotgun sequence genome includes a window with the following:
- the LOC111422380 gene encoding THAP domain-containing protein 1-like, with protein sequence MYKCSRFPLNKPGVLKKWIKEVRRKNFKPTDYQIRPGASKGWLKEDAFPSVFKGFPNPLQKPPPSKRRLLSRVIEKEKKADDIENMPSTTPDLSEISEQNAMHCDVGIQCIIQPPTKIKLRRKIKILQQQVKRRDVRIKSLNKFYKPNIL encoded by the exons atgtataaatgtTCCAGATTTCCATTAAATAAGCCtggagttttaaaaaaatggataaaGGAAGTACGCAGGAAAAATTTTAAGCCAACGGATTATCAAATACGACCAGGTGCCAGCAAGGGATGGCTAAAAGAAGATGCATTTCCTTCAGTGTTTAAAGGATTTCCAAATCCCCTTCAAAAACCTCCTCCATCCAAAAGACGTTTATTGTCTAGAGTAATTGAGAAAGAGAAAAAG GCTGATGATATTGAGAACATGCCAAGCACTACACCCGACTTATCTGAGATATCTGAACAg aaTGCAATGCACTGTGATGTGGGTATCCAGTGTATTATTCAGCCACCAACTAAGATAAAATTGAGACGAAAAATTAAGATCTTGCAGCAACAAGTAAAACGTCGGGATGTACGAATCAAAAGtttgaacaaattttataaacccaacattttataa